A stretch of DNA from Desulfurella amilsii:
ATCTTCTTGCTATTGAGTGTATTGTATATCATTACCCACTACGCACATCAAGTCACATCCAGTATAAATTATGAAGCCAAAATAAATCTTTCAATAGGCTCACTGATTAAATACAGCCTTTTTTCATTATCAAGAGTACTTATAGCTTTTGTGTTTTCATTTGTATTTACCATTTTTTATGGATATTTTATGTACAAAAATAAAACGGCTGAGAAACTGCTCTTACCAATTTTAGATATCCTACAAAGCACACCTGTACTTGGTTTTTTACCTGCCGTAGTGTTGGCACTTATTGCTCTATTTCCCAAAAGCAATTTTGGTCTTGAGCTTGCAAGTATTATTATGATTTTTACAGGTCAAGTGTGGAATATGGTTTTTGGTTTCTATGGGACATTAAACAGCATACCTCAAGAATTTAAAGAAGTAGCAAACGTCTATAAACTAAGCTGGTTTCAAAAATTTAAGTGGATAGAGTTTCCCGCAACAATATCCTCACTCATCTGGAATAGTATGATGAGTATGGCTGGCGGATGGTTTTTTCTTATGATATGCGAAGAATTTTCCCTTGGAAATAAAAACTTTCGCTTAGAAGGTTTAGGTTCTTATATGTCTGTTGCAGCAAACGAGGGAAATTATCTTGCTATGTTTTATGGTATTTTAGCTATGATGATTATTATTGTTGCGCTTGATCAATTAGTTTGGCAACCGCTTGTTGCATGGTCTGAAAAATTCAAAATTGAGTATTCTCTTAACTCCAAACCGAAAGAATCATGGTTTTTAAATTTGCTTATTGATTCAAATATCATAGAATTGACAAGAAATGCTTATAAAAAAACTTCAATGTGGTGGCTAGAAAAATTTAAACATTTTAAAATAAAAAGCAGCAGAAAGAAAACAGAAAAGCCAAAAAAGTCGTTGATAATTAATATTCTAGCAAATGCAATTCTAGTATTAATTGTGGTTTTTATTTTATTTGCAAGCTATAAAATCATTATAATGATTAAAAATATACCAAAAGAAACGTGGTTTAATATATTTAAATCCGATTCTTATACATTAATAAGAGTTTTAATAACAATTTT
This window harbors:
- a CDS encoding ABC transporter permease; translated protein: MLGLSSFSNINFDIVKKRSLFADFVFIFLLLSVLYIITHYAHQVTSSINYEAKINLSIGSLIKYSLFSLSRVLIAFVFSFVFTIFYGYFMYKNKTAEKLLLPILDILQSTPVLGFLPAVVLALIALFPKSNFGLELASIIMIFTGQVWNMVFGFYGTLNSIPQEFKEVANVYKLSWFQKFKWIEFPATISSLIWNSMMSMAGGWFFLMICEEFSLGNKNFRLEGLGSYMSVAANEGNYLAMFYGILAMMIIIVALDQLVWQPLVAWSEKFKIEYSLNSKPKESWFLNLLIDSNIIELTRNAYKKTSMWWLEKFKHFKIKSSRKKTEKPKKSLIINILANAILVLIVVFILFASYKIIIMIKNIPKETWFNIFKSDSYTLIRVLITILIGSLWTIPFGIYLGLSPKLSKILQPIIQITASFPAPLLFPILIAIFYALHINLSYGSIILMLMGTQWYILFNVIAGTINIPSEMIEMGKVFKLSLWEKFSSIYFKAIFPYLITGWITAAGGAWNASIVAEYITFKNQTIATVGIGSLISKAANGGQISLLAASVLVMALTVVFFNKFIWKNLYKLSQNYKVR